The Pagrus major chromosome 17, Pma_NU_1.0 genome includes a region encoding these proteins:
- the malsu1 gene encoding mitochondrial assembly of ribosomal large subunit protein 1: MMNIHRCKKLISPVFKSSVLLEQTGVFRSVCSALKAPCHSHHSPCLSRRFTANVSSCQRWHHVYSSQSDTKRFYSQVCSESSDSKRSAGVFQEESHEMETDSNQRPSETFSLDVLVSLLRQENAVDICVIKVPEQIKYAEYFIVVSGVSVRHLRAMALYAIKVYKFLKKKDQANVKIEGKGAEDWMCVDFGNMIVHFMLPETREVYELEKLWTLRNYDEQLKSMPVETLPEDFIYDVEVTK; the protein is encoded by the exons ATGATGAATATTCATCGCTGTAAGAAACTGATATCACCAGTATTTAAAAGTAGTGTTTTACTGGAGCAGACGGGTGTTTTTAGAAGCGTCTGTTCGGCCCTCAAAGCGCCTTGTCACAGTCACCACAGTCCGTGTTTGTCTCGACGTTTTACAGCAAATGTATCCTCATGTCAGCGTTGGCATCATGTATacagcagtcagtcagacacTAAAAGATTTTATTCACAGGTGTGCAGTGAAAGCAGTGATTCAAAGAGGAGCGCTGGCGTGTTTCAAGAGGAATCACATGAGATGGAAACTGACAGCAATCAAA GACCCTCTGAGACCTTCTCTCTCGATGTGCTCGTGTCTCTACTGCGTCAGGAAAACGCAGTGGACATCTGTGTGATTAAAGTACCGGAGCAGATCAAATACGCAGAGTACTTCATTGTTGTCAGCGGCGTATCAGTGAGACACCTCCGCGCAATGGCATTATATGCCATCAAAGTG TACAAGTTTCTGAAGAAAAAGGATCAGGCGAATGTCAAGATTGAAGGAAAGGGTGCAGAGGACTGGATGTGTGTTGACTTTG GAAACATGATTGTTCACTTCATGCTACCAGAGACCAGAGAAGTGTACGAACTGGAGAAACTCTGGACTCTCCGCAACTATGATGAGCAGCTGAAGAGCATGCCTGTTGAGACGCTACCAGAGGACTTCATATATGATGTTGAAGTCACAAAGTGA
- the smpd5 gene encoding sphingomyelin phosphodiesterase 5 produces MGRGMALQASAFPNGFVAGIHAVGWALILPCFWFLDRLIAVCKSTTLERTQRLEQECYLHPLKVFFGSIIFFILFLVTAPLAFLGFLLWAPLQACRRPFSYHRETPSTPEKETHRGFELGGKASFGFATANLCLLPDSLARFNNLGHTQQRAAAIGQRIVQGVCRPNIRIFVDSPSSCGTLSPSNSILPTVNSSSYGATDKQAQPIVGYHSDSADGHFSVQKSSSVVVCVPCDDTEESSTESPSPIFNSNHNSNQHGRAGHRSAPRALLSQGLRQQDNVPWEVSSLFPANVDILCLEEVFDKRAAQKLTQILKPMFGHILYDVGVYACQPTCSCSSFKFFNSGLFLASRFPVLEAQYHSFPNSRGEDALAAKGLLTAKVLIGQNRKQKRVVGYFNCTHLHAPEGDGEIRCEQLNMVTKWIGDFQAANKQPDEDVVFDVLCGDFNFDNCSPDDTLEQNHCLFEEYRDPCRAGPGKEKPWVVGTLLEQPTLYEDDIITPENLQRTLEREELRKQYISPPIPAAGLPLVYPESGQPWIGRRIDYVLYRESSISQRCQTEIEEMTFITQLAGLTDHIPVGLRLNVTLDSDHAD; encoded by the exons ATGGGCAGAGGCATGGCCCTGCAGGCGTCTGCATTTCCTAATGGGTTTGTTGCAGGCATCCATGCTGTTGGATGGGCACTCATCCTACCTTGCTTCTGGTTTCTTGATCGCCTCATTGCTGTGTGCAAGTCCACCACCCTAGAGCGGACCCAGCGACTGGAGCAGGAATGTTACCTCCACCCCCTCAAGGTCTTCTTCGGCTCCATCATCTTCTTCATTCTTTTTCTCGTAACAGCCCCCTTGGCCTTCCTGGGCTTTCTACTCTGGGCACCTCTGCAGGCCTGCCGCAGGCCATTTTCCTACCATAGAGAGACACCTTCCACACCAGAGAAGGAGACACACAGGGGCTTTGAGCTGGGAGGAAAGGCATCATTTGGATTTGCCACAGCCAACCTGTGTCTGTTGCCTGACAGCTTGGCTCGTTTCAACAACCTGGGGCACACCCAGCAAAGGGCGGCTGCCATTGGTCAGCGCATTGTGCAGGGTGTGTGTCGACCCAATATACGCATCTTTGTTGACTCCCCCAGCAGCTGTGGGACTCTCAGCCCCTCCAACAGCATACTCCCCACAGTTAACTCATCTTCATACGGGGCTACTGATAAACAGGCACAGCCCATAGTTGGTTACCATTCAGACTCAGCTGACGGACACTTTTCAGTCCAAAAGTCCAGTAGTGTTGTGGTCTGTGTGCCCTGTGATGATACAGAAGAGTCCTCAACTGAGTCACCATCTCCCATTTTTAACTCCAATCACAACTCCAACCAGCATGGTCGAGCAGGTCACCGGAGTGCTCCCCGAGCTTTGCTCTCCCAGGGTCTCCGCCAGCAGGACAACGTGCCCTGGGAGGTGTCGTCACTGTTTCCAGCCAATGTGGACATACTTTGCCTAGAAGAGGTGTTTGATAAGAGGGCGGCACAGAAGCTCACCCAAATACTAAAGCCCATGTTTGGACACATACTATATGACGTTGGTGTGTATGCCTGCCAGCCAACATGTAGCTGTTCCTCTTTTAAGTTCTTCAACAGCGGACTGTTCCTAGCCAGCCGATTCCCTGTGCTCGAGGCCCAATACCACAGCTTTCCAAACAGCCGTGGGGAAGACGCGCTGGCTGCCAAGGGCCTCCTGACTGCTAAG GTGCTAATCGGGCAGAATCGGAAACAGAAGAGAGTGGTCGGCTATTTTAACTGCACACATCTTCATGCACCAGAGG GTGATGGAGAAATTCGCTGTGAGCAGTTGAACATGGTGACCAAGTGGATTGGTGATTTTCAAGCTGCTAACAAACAGCCTGATGAGGATGTTGTTTTTGATGTGCTCTGTGGAGATTTCAACTTTGACAACTGCTCACCTG ATGACACCCTGGAACAGAACCACTGTCTGTTTGAGGAATACAGAGATCCGTGCAGAGCTGGGCCTGGAAAAGAGAAGCCCTGGGTTGTTG GTACTTTGCTGGAGCAGCCCACGTTGTATGAAGATGACATAATCACCCCAGAAAATCTACAAAG aaCTTTGGAGAGAGAAGAGCTGAGGAAGCAGTATATCTCCCCTCCTATTCCTGCAGCGGGCTTACCTTTGGTTTACCCAGAGAGCGGTCAGCCGTGGATCGGACGTCGGATCGACTACGTCCTGTACCGTGAAAGCTCCATTTCACAGCGCTGCCAAACA GAAATTGAAGAGATGACTTTTATAACCCAGCTGGCTGGCCTTACTGACCACATTCCTGTGGGCTTGAGACTGAATGTGACGTTGGACTCCGACCACGCTGATTAA
- the grinab gene encoding glutamate receptor, ionotropic, N-methyl D-aspartate-associated protein 1b (glutamate binding): MATEKTAYTPLEGGHSPPSLPGQPAFPVGFDMNTQGPNMFGGPAPGGFPAPGGLPFPPPTAFAPGVAGAYGMGGMNPHGDSGYVNPVSPYAQGPGFNSNMNDDVYHSEDDPPPFHENQDFDFGLDNKSIRRAFIRKVFLVLTAQLMVTFAFVAVFTFVDQVKQFVMVNAWTYLVSYGIFFVSVCVISCCGDVRRRHPWNLVALSILTLSMSYMVGMIASFHDTESVIMAVGITAVVCFTVVIFSMQTKYDFTSCHGVLFVCLIVLIFFGILCIIIRDRILHIVYAGLGALLFTCFLAVDTQLLLGNKELSLSPEEYIFAALTLYTDIINIFLYILAIIGRARGS; the protein is encoded by the exons ATGGCCACCGAGAAAACGGCATACACCCCCTTGGAGGGGGGACACTCTCCACCCTCGCTCCCCGGGCAGCCAGCGTTCCCTGTCGGATTTGACATGAACACGCAAGGCCCGAACATGTTCGGAGGCCCCGCTCCTGGTGGCTTCCCCGCTCCTGGTGGTCTCCCTTTCCCTCCACCGACTGCTTTTGCACCGGGTGTTGCTGGAGCCTACGGAATGGGGGGAATGAACCCTCATGGCGATTCTGGATATGTCAACCCTGTTTCACCATATGCACAAGGCCCGGGCTTTAATAGCAACATGAATG ATGATGTTTACCATAGTGAGGATGATCCGCCGCCCTTTCACGAGAATCAAGACTTTGATTTTGGATTGGATAACAAGAGCATAAGGAGAGCCTTTATTAGAAAG gtcttcttggtgtTGACTGCTCAGCTCATGGTGACATTCGCCTTTGTGGCTGTTTTCACCTTTGTGGATCAAGTCAAGCAGTTCGTCATGGTGAACGCCTGGACATACTTGGTGTCCTACGGGATATTCTTTGTGTCCGTTTGTGTGATTAGCTGCTGTGGAGACGTTCGCCGAAGACATCCCTGGAACCTGGTGGCATTA TCCATCCTGACTCTCAGTATGTCCTACATGGTGGGAATGATTGCCAGCTTCCATGACACTGAGTCAGTGATCATGGCAGTCGGCATCACAGCAGTTGTGTGCTTCACAGTGGTCATCTTCTCCATGCAG ACCAAGTATgacttcacttcctgtcacgGTGTGCTTTTCGTCTGTTTAATTGTCCTGATCTTCTTCGGCATCCTCTGCATCATCATCCGTGACAGGATTCTGCACATCGTGTATGCTGGACTGGGAGCTTTGCTCTTCACCTGC TTCTTGGCCGTGGACACGCAGCTGCTGCTCGGCAACAAGGAACTGTCCCTGAGTCCAGAGGAATACATCTTTGCTGCTCTGACCCTGTACACAGATATCATCAACATCTTTCTCTATATTCTTGCTATCATTGGAAGAGCCAGGGGCAGTTGA
- the rbm24b gene encoding RNA-binding protein 24b isoform X1 codes for MMHSAQKDTTFTKIFVGGLPYHTTDSSLRKYFEVFGDIEEAVVITDRQTGKSRGYGFVTMADRASADRACKDPNPIIDGRKANVNLAYLGAKPRVIQPGEGLDHSFDLDQQGFAFGMPQIHPAFIQRPYGVPAHYVYPQAFVQPSVVIPHVQPSAATATAAAATSPYLDYTGAAYAQYSAAAATAAAAAAAAYEQYPYAASPAPTSYMTTAGYGYTVQQPLATAATPGAAAAAAAFSQYQPQQLQTDRMQ; via the exons ATGATGCACTCGGCACAGAAAGACACCACGTTCACCAAGATCTTTGTGGGAGGTCTTCCTTATCACACCACCGACTCAAGCCTCAGGAAATACTTCGAGGTGTTTGGAGACATCGAGGAGGCTGTTGTCATCACAGACCGGCAGACGGGCAAATCCAGAGGTTATGGATTT GTGACCATGGCAGACCGGGCCTCTGCTGACCGAGCCTGCAAGGACCCCAACCCCATAATAGACGGCAGGAAAGCCAATGTGAACCTGGCCTACCTGGGAGCCAAGCCCAGGGTCATACAGCCAGGTGAGGGACTGGACCACAGCTTTGACTTGGATCAACAAG GGTTTGCATTTGGTATGCCTCAGATCCATCCAGCCTTCATCCAAAGGCCTTACGG GGTCCCTGCCCACTACGTCTACCCTCAGGCCTTTGTCCAACCCAGTGTTGTGATCCCTCATGTACAACCTTCTGCTGCTACagcaacagctgctgctgccacttcCCCGTACCTTGACTATACTGGAGCAGCGTATGCCCAGTACTCAGcggctgctgccactgctgccgccgccgctgccgctGCATATGAGCAGTACCCATATGCAGCCTCACCAGCACCAACAAGCTACATGACCACAGCAGGGTACGGGTACACTGTCCAGCAGCCACTCGCCACTGCTGCCaccccaggagctgctgctgctgctgccgccttCAGCCAGTATCAACCTCAGCAGCTCCAGACAGATCGCATGCAGTGA
- the rbm24b gene encoding RNA-binding protein 24b isoform X2, whose product MMHSAQKDTTFTKIFVGGLPYHTTDSSLRKYFEVFGDIEEAVVITDRQTGKSRGYGFVTMADRASADRACKDPNPIIDGRKANVNLAYLGAKPRVIQPGFAFGMPQIHPAFIQRPYGVPAHYVYPQAFVQPSVVIPHVQPSAATATAAAATSPYLDYTGAAYAQYSAAAATAAAAAAAAYEQYPYAASPAPTSYMTTAGYGYTVQQPLATAATPGAAAAAAAFSQYQPQQLQTDRMQ is encoded by the exons ATGATGCACTCGGCACAGAAAGACACCACGTTCACCAAGATCTTTGTGGGAGGTCTTCCTTATCACACCACCGACTCAAGCCTCAGGAAATACTTCGAGGTGTTTGGAGACATCGAGGAGGCTGTTGTCATCACAGACCGGCAGACGGGCAAATCCAGAGGTTATGGATTT GTGACCATGGCAGACCGGGCCTCTGCTGACCGAGCCTGCAAGGACCCCAACCCCATAATAGACGGCAGGAAAGCCAATGTGAACCTGGCCTACCTGGGAGCCAAGCCCAGGGTCATACAGCCAG GGTTTGCATTTGGTATGCCTCAGATCCATCCAGCCTTCATCCAAAGGCCTTACGG GGTCCCTGCCCACTACGTCTACCCTCAGGCCTTTGTCCAACCCAGTGTTGTGATCCCTCATGTACAACCTTCTGCTGCTACagcaacagctgctgctgccacttcCCCGTACCTTGACTATACTGGAGCAGCGTATGCCCAGTACTCAGcggctgctgccactgctgccgccgccgctgccgctGCATATGAGCAGTACCCATATGCAGCCTCACCAGCACCAACAAGCTACATGACCACAGCAGGGTACGGGTACACTGTCCAGCAGCCACTCGCCACTGCTGCCaccccaggagctgctgctgctgctgccgccttCAGCCAGTATCAACCTCAGCAGCTCCAGACAGATCGCATGCAGTGA